A stretch of Salvelinus alpinus chromosome 4, SLU_Salpinus.1, whole genome shotgun sequence DNA encodes these proteins:
- the LOC139572379 gene encoding zinc finger protein 836-like isoform X4, whose amino-acid sequence MVAMEMAAEDIVIQETVGAEVELLEDVNKAQKQSPPEIPRFSVPRPFSMPEDSSDDDCELSGDSVSAYGMHSMELGGKCWECGVQFKSGQELIEHFESHRSKVSTSCNICQVTFSRTVSLAMHLVNAHPNSVLHCSNCQLHFSNLWDLNKHIGIHLFTELLNTPLEDISNNGLNSSEETLKGQYTLPSALALKHEDYSNDGSEETLNAQCTLPSAVTLDHTYSMESNGRMTKTRHRLEEDVKPDPSTLTLGPSILTPSLRIRVKLERGVEVDGAPLQWDEGMSDGEGSEHSEDTESAGGTDNDRLTESSGETDIDEEDIRLSEEEEEEMKSKQGEDRKNDIQSEKEDEDAEILIDQDGEPSSSERESEFDPEELSDSDSGSSSTGESSGSSYTPVRTRKAKTRPSWTKRPQTKLSQVKPYYCIYCTKGPYHNMDFHVKTCNMKDFQCSLCQAVFPTEMAMLDHEVRTHSEAISGQMYTCEFCRQVFPDLAIYKNHNCPKKDTSPPYVPDPTTCIHCGTGPFTNMDVHLRSCSWKGLTCTECRVLFHNRKALQNHNVSVHGQLSTMCAVCGRGPFTDMDFHLRSCSRDWSLQCSECKVQFPSEKFLVDHNLQYHSATSKTSDQGVCVYCGSGPFTSLDIHMRTCSKQKGLKCSVCNVFFPTESVLADHMVCYHSTPYHVHRTPYQVQSIPYQVQNSDSETPEGTCLHCGRGPFTSLDIHLRTCSGKKGFKCFVCNVFFPTETALADHKVLVHSIPSETPDKGTCDHCGKGPFTNLDNHMKTCSKRKCIQCSVCKFFFPSDVLANHMISYHSTKSRVQSPVTETPDKGACVHCGRGPFTSLEHHMKYCNKQKGIQCVMCKAYFLTEGSLVDHIVLAHADKLVTQAGGSSATTFSFVPMAISTTSGRQSPSSSTLMCYSSGNKELKRLAPVPVADQGPSPVGQLTPAGQSPVSLPRVMMSTTSSSQTAVPVVATLLFDNTGGGPGKMARLVPGAPQTNPPKPQVTAPMQTNTAKPLGQFSNLLQQTVHQAKSVQQQTPRPTTLAMDPIRSPTTPSPRPVSASAPGKITMIRLSPVPTPPQAQSSPPTLAFAPAPLSIMCMFVNRSKELALEKRMKMSWRSKGTYTCRQCGAVSQQPSLSVKHRYLHRGSRRYRCHCGRSFLRRLHLLRHYLQHAQATRYICTACGETFDGAKCLAQHMVGASSTTRCPGDSITLKLRKECRMPFSCHCGQMFCRPAAFLWHKLKNTQRS is encoded by the coding sequence GAGATCCCCAGGTTTTCTGTGCCACGCCCGTTCTCCATGCCAGAGGACTCGAGTGACGATGACTGTGAACTGTCAGGGGACAGCGTCTCTGCTTACGGCATGCATTCCATGGAGTTGGGGGGAAAGTGCTGGGAATGTGGCGTGCAATTCAAGTCTGGCCAGGAGTTGATCGAACACTTTGAGAGCCACAGGTCCAAGGTCTCAACGTCCTGCAACATATGTCAAGTGACTTTCAGTCGCACAGTATCACTGGCTATGCACCTAGTCAACGCACacccaaactcagtcctccatTGCAGCAACTGCCAGCTGCATTTCAGCAACTTGTGGGATCTCAACAAGCACATAGGAATACACTTGTTCACCGAGTTGTTAAATACACCCCTTGAGGACATCTCAAATAATGGCTTGAATAGCAGTGAAGAGACTTTAAAGGGACAGTATACTCTACCTTCAGCCTTGGCCCTCAAACATGAGGACTACTCAAATGATGGCAGTGAGGAGACTTTAAATGCACAGTGTACTTTACCTTCAGCGGTGACCCTAGACCATACGTATAGCATGGAAAGCAATGGGAGAATGACAAAGACAAGACATAGGCTGGAGGAAGATGTCAAACCAGACCCTTCCACTCTGACCCTAGGCCCCTCCATTCTGACTCCCTCACTGAGGATCCGTGTCAAACTGGAGAGAGGGGTTGAGGTTGATGGCGCCCCCCTCCAGTGGGATGAGGGGATGAGCGATGGAGAGGGGAGTGAACATAGCGAAGACACTGAGAGTGCAGGAGGAACAGACAACGACAGGTTAACAGAGAGCAGCGGAGAAACGGATATAGATGAGGAGGACATCAGGCTgagtgaagaagaggaggaggaaatgaAAAGCAAACAGGGGGAGGATAGGAAGAATGACATCCAGAGCGAAAAAGAGGATGAGGATGCTGAGATACTGATTGACCAAGATGGTGAGCCCTCCTCGTCTGAGCGGGAGTCAGAATTTGACCCAGAAGAGTTATCAGATTCTGACTCGGGGTCCAGCAGCACTGGGGAATCCAGTGGGTCTTCTTACACTCCTGTACGCACACGGAAAGCCAAGACCCGGCCATCCTGGACTAAGCGGCCCCAGACCAAGTTGTCCCAGGTCAAGCCTTATTATTGCATCTATTGCACCAAAGGACCGTATCATAATATGGACTTTCATGTGAAGACCTGCAATATGAAGGACTTTCAATGCTCTTTATGCCAAGCCGTCTTCCCTACCGAGATGGCCATGTTGGACCATGAGGTTCGGACTCACTCTGAAGCCATATCGGGCCAAATGTACACCTGTGAGTTCTGCCGTCAGGTCTTCCCCGATCTGGCCATCTACAAAAACCACAACTGTCCCAAAAAAGACACATCCCCCCCATATGTTCCTGATCCCACTACGTGTATCCATTGTGGAACAGGGCCATTCACTAATATGGACGTTCATTTGAGAAGCTGCAGTTGGAAAGGTCTTACATGCACTGAGTGCAGAGTACTCTTCCATAATAGGAAGGCCCTGCAGAACCATAACGTTTCAGTTCACGGACAGCTTTCCACTATGTGTGCTGTTTGCGGCAGAGGGCCATTCACTGATATGGACTTCCATTTGAGGAGCTGCTCTAGGGATTGGTCCTTACAATGCTCTGAGTGCAAAGTCCAATTTCCTTCTGAGAAATTCCTGGTGGACCATAATCTTCAATATCACAGCGCCACATCAAAGACCTCTGACCAaggtgtctgtgtttattgcggCAGTGGACCATTCACTAGTCTGGACATCCACATGAGGACCTGCTCTAAGCAGAAGGGCTTAAAATGCTCTGTGTGCAATGTTTTTTTCCCTACTGAATCGGTCCTGGCTGATCATATGGTCTGCTATCACAGCACCCCATACCATGTCCATAGAACCCCATACCAAGTCCAGAGCATCCCATACCAAGTCCAGAACAGTGACTCAGAGACCCCCGAAGGTACCTGTCTCCATTGTGGCAGAGGTCCATTCACTAGTCTGGATATCCACTTGAGGACCTGCTCTGGGAAGAAGGGCTTCAAATGCTTTGTTTGCAACGTTTTCTTTCCTACAGAGACAGCCCTGGCCGACCATAAGGTTCTCGTTCACAGTATCCCATCAGAGACCCCTGACAAAGGTACCTGTGACCATTGTGGCAAGGGGCCATTCACTAATCTGGACAACCACATGAAGACCTGCTCTAAGAGGAAGTGCATCCAATGTTCTGTGTGCAAGTTTTTCTTTCCTAGTGATGTCCTGGCCAACCATATGATTTCCTATCACAGTACCAAATCCCGAGTTCAGAGCCCAGTCACAGAGACGCCTGACAAAGGTGCCTGTGTCCATTGCGGCAGAGGGCCCTTCACTAGTCTGGAACATCACATGAAGTACTGCAATAAGCAGAAGGGCATCCAATGCGTTATGTGTAAAGCTTACTTTCTTACTGAGGGCAGTCTGGTGGACCATATTGTTTTGGCTCACGCTGACAAGCTGGTCACCCAAGCTGGTGGGTCCTCCGCTACGACTTTCTCCTTCGTACCCATGGCTATCTCTACCACCTCAGGCCGGCAGAGCCCCAGTAGCTCCACCCTGATGTGTTACAGTAGTGGCAATAAGGAGCTGAAACGACTGGCCCCAGTCCCTGTGGCTGATCAGGGCCCCAGTCCAGTTGGCCAGCTAACACCTGCTGGACAGTCTCCTGTGTCTCTGCCTAGAGTAATGATGTCTACCACCTCCTCTTCCCAGACAGCTGTTCCTGTGGTGGCCACCTTGCTCTTTGACAACACTGGTGGTGGTCCAGGGAAAATGGCCAGGCTGGTCCCAGGGGCCCCACAGACCAACCCTCCCAAACCGCAGGTCACAGCACCCATGCAGACTAACACAGCAAAGCCCCTTGGGCAGTTCTCTAACCTTCTGCAACAGACTGTCCATCAGGCAAAATCTGTCCAACAGCAGACACCCAGGCCCACTACCCTAGCCATGGACCCTATCAGATCACCCACCACTCCATCCCCTAGACCTGTCTCAGCCTCTGCCCCGGGGAAAATCACCATGATCCGCCTCTCACCTGTCCCTACCCCCCCTCAAGCTCAGTCTTCCCCCCCTACCCTTGCCTTTGCCCCAGCCCCTCTAAGCATCATGTGTATGTTTGTGAATAGAAGTAAGGAGCTGGCCCTGGAGAAACGTATGAAGATGAGCTGGCGCTCCAAGGGCACCTACACCTGCCGCCAGTGCGGCGCTGTCTCGCAGCAGCCCTCGCTCAGTGTGAAGCACCGCTACCTCCACCGGGGCTCCCGGCGGTACCGCTGCCACTGTGGTAGGTCGTTCCTGCGGCGGTTGCACCTCCTGCGTCACTACCTCCAGCACGCCCAGGCCACCCGCTACATATGCACTGCCTGCGGGGAGACCTTTGACGGGGCAAAGTGCCTCGCACAGCACATGGTTGGAGCTTCCAGCACAACTAGATGTCCAGGTGACAGCATAACTTTGAAGCTGAGGAAAGAGTGCCGGATGCCCTTCTCCTGTCACTGTGGGCAGATGTTTTGTAGGCCTGCTGCTTTTCTCTGGCACAAACTGAAAAACACCCAAAGGTCTTAA
- the LOC139572379 gene encoding zinc finger protein 836-like isoform X3 has product MVAMEMAAEDIVIQETVGAEVELLEDVNKAQKQSPPDREHSENPNFISTPVHLEIPRFSVPRPFSMPEDSSDDDCELSGDSVSAYGMHSMELGGKCWECGVQFKSGQELIEHFESHRSKVSTSCNICQVTFSRTVSLAMHLVNAHPNSVLHCSNCQLHFSNLWDLNKHIGIHLFTELLNTPLEDISNNGLNSSEETLKGQYTLPSALALKHEDYSNDGSEETLNAQCTLPSAVTLDHTYSMESNGRMTKTRHRLEEDVKPDPSTLTLGPSILTPSLRIRVKLERGVEVDGAPLQWDEGMSDGEGSEHSEDTESAGGTDNDRLTESSGETDIDEEDIRLSEEEEEEMKSKQGEDRKNDIQSEKEDEDAEILIDQDGEPSSSERESEFDPEELSDSDSGSSSTGESSGSSYTPVRTRKAKTRPSWTKRPQTKLSQVKPYYCIYCTKGPYHNMDFHVKTCNMKDFQCSLCQAVFPTEMAMLDHEVRTHSEAISGQMYTCEFCRQVFPDLAIYKNHNCPKKDTSPPYVPDPTTCIHCGTGPFTNMDVHLRSCSWKGLTCTECRVLFHNRKALQNHNVSVHGQLSTMCAVCGRGPFTDMDFHLRSCSRDWSLQCSECKVQFPSEKFLVDHNLQYHSATSKTSDQGVCVYCGSGPFTSLDIHMRTCSKQKGLKCSVCNVFFPTESVLADHMVCYHSTPYHVHRTPYQVQSIPYQVQNSDSETPEGTCLHCGRGPFTSLDIHLRTCSGKKGFKCFVCNVFFPTETALADHKVLVHSIPSETPDKGTCDHCGKGPFTNLDNHMKTCSKRKCIQCSVCKFFFPSDVLANHMISYHSTKSRVQSPVTETPDKGACVHCGRGPFTSLEHHMKYCNKQKGIQCVMCKAYFLTEGSLVDHIVLAHADKLVTQAGGSSATTFSFVPMAISTTSGRQSPSSSTLMCYSSGNKELKRLAPVPVADQGPSPVGQLTPAGQSPVSLPRVMMSTTSSSQTAVPVVATLLFDNTGGGPGKMARLVPGAPQTNPPKPQVTAPMQTNTAKPLGQFSNLLQQTVHQAKSVQQQTPRPTTLAMDPIRSPTTPSPRPVSASAPGKITMIRLSPVPTPPQAQSSPPTLAFAPAPLSIMCMFVNRSKELALEKRMKMSWRSKGTYTCRQCGAVSQQPSLSVKHRYLHRGSRRYRCHCGRSFLRRLHLLRHYLQHAQATRYICTACGETFDGAKCLAQHMVGASSTTRCPGDSITLKLRKECRMPFSCHCGQMFCRPAAFLWHKLKNTQRS; this is encoded by the coding sequence GAGATCCCCAGGTTTTCTGTGCCACGCCCGTTCTCCATGCCAGAGGACTCGAGTGACGATGACTGTGAACTGTCAGGGGACAGCGTCTCTGCTTACGGCATGCATTCCATGGAGTTGGGGGGAAAGTGCTGGGAATGTGGCGTGCAATTCAAGTCTGGCCAGGAGTTGATCGAACACTTTGAGAGCCACAGGTCCAAGGTCTCAACGTCCTGCAACATATGTCAAGTGACTTTCAGTCGCACAGTATCACTGGCTATGCACCTAGTCAACGCACacccaaactcagtcctccatTGCAGCAACTGCCAGCTGCATTTCAGCAACTTGTGGGATCTCAACAAGCACATAGGAATACACTTGTTCACCGAGTTGTTAAATACACCCCTTGAGGACATCTCAAATAATGGCTTGAATAGCAGTGAAGAGACTTTAAAGGGACAGTATACTCTACCTTCAGCCTTGGCCCTCAAACATGAGGACTACTCAAATGATGGCAGTGAGGAGACTTTAAATGCACAGTGTACTTTACCTTCAGCGGTGACCCTAGACCATACGTATAGCATGGAAAGCAATGGGAGAATGACAAAGACAAGACATAGGCTGGAGGAAGATGTCAAACCAGACCCTTCCACTCTGACCCTAGGCCCCTCCATTCTGACTCCCTCACTGAGGATCCGTGTCAAACTGGAGAGAGGGGTTGAGGTTGATGGCGCCCCCCTCCAGTGGGATGAGGGGATGAGCGATGGAGAGGGGAGTGAACATAGCGAAGACACTGAGAGTGCAGGAGGAACAGACAACGACAGGTTAACAGAGAGCAGCGGAGAAACGGATATAGATGAGGAGGACATCAGGCTgagtgaagaagaggaggaggaaatgaAAAGCAAACAGGGGGAGGATAGGAAGAATGACATCCAGAGCGAAAAAGAGGATGAGGATGCTGAGATACTGATTGACCAAGATGGTGAGCCCTCCTCGTCTGAGCGGGAGTCAGAATTTGACCCAGAAGAGTTATCAGATTCTGACTCGGGGTCCAGCAGCACTGGGGAATCCAGTGGGTCTTCTTACACTCCTGTACGCACACGGAAAGCCAAGACCCGGCCATCCTGGACTAAGCGGCCCCAGACCAAGTTGTCCCAGGTCAAGCCTTATTATTGCATCTATTGCACCAAAGGACCGTATCATAATATGGACTTTCATGTGAAGACCTGCAATATGAAGGACTTTCAATGCTCTTTATGCCAAGCCGTCTTCCCTACCGAGATGGCCATGTTGGACCATGAGGTTCGGACTCACTCTGAAGCCATATCGGGCCAAATGTACACCTGTGAGTTCTGCCGTCAGGTCTTCCCCGATCTGGCCATCTACAAAAACCACAACTGTCCCAAAAAAGACACATCCCCCCCATATGTTCCTGATCCCACTACGTGTATCCATTGTGGAACAGGGCCATTCACTAATATGGACGTTCATTTGAGAAGCTGCAGTTGGAAAGGTCTTACATGCACTGAGTGCAGAGTACTCTTCCATAATAGGAAGGCCCTGCAGAACCATAACGTTTCAGTTCACGGACAGCTTTCCACTATGTGTGCTGTTTGCGGCAGAGGGCCATTCACTGATATGGACTTCCATTTGAGGAGCTGCTCTAGGGATTGGTCCTTACAATGCTCTGAGTGCAAAGTCCAATTTCCTTCTGAGAAATTCCTGGTGGACCATAATCTTCAATATCACAGCGCCACATCAAAGACCTCTGACCAaggtgtctgtgtttattgcggCAGTGGACCATTCACTAGTCTGGACATCCACATGAGGACCTGCTCTAAGCAGAAGGGCTTAAAATGCTCTGTGTGCAATGTTTTTTTCCCTACTGAATCGGTCCTGGCTGATCATATGGTCTGCTATCACAGCACCCCATACCATGTCCATAGAACCCCATACCAAGTCCAGAGCATCCCATACCAAGTCCAGAACAGTGACTCAGAGACCCCCGAAGGTACCTGTCTCCATTGTGGCAGAGGTCCATTCACTAGTCTGGATATCCACTTGAGGACCTGCTCTGGGAAGAAGGGCTTCAAATGCTTTGTTTGCAACGTTTTCTTTCCTACAGAGACAGCCCTGGCCGACCATAAGGTTCTCGTTCACAGTATCCCATCAGAGACCCCTGACAAAGGTACCTGTGACCATTGTGGCAAGGGGCCATTCACTAATCTGGACAACCACATGAAGACCTGCTCTAAGAGGAAGTGCATCCAATGTTCTGTGTGCAAGTTTTTCTTTCCTAGTGATGTCCTGGCCAACCATATGATTTCCTATCACAGTACCAAATCCCGAGTTCAGAGCCCAGTCACAGAGACGCCTGACAAAGGTGCCTGTGTCCATTGCGGCAGAGGGCCCTTCACTAGTCTGGAACATCACATGAAGTACTGCAATAAGCAGAAGGGCATCCAATGCGTTATGTGTAAAGCTTACTTTCTTACTGAGGGCAGTCTGGTGGACCATATTGTTTTGGCTCACGCTGACAAGCTGGTCACCCAAGCTGGTGGGTCCTCCGCTACGACTTTCTCCTTCGTACCCATGGCTATCTCTACCACCTCAGGCCGGCAGAGCCCCAGTAGCTCCACCCTGATGTGTTACAGTAGTGGCAATAAGGAGCTGAAACGACTGGCCCCAGTCCCTGTGGCTGATCAGGGCCCCAGTCCAGTTGGCCAGCTAACACCTGCTGGACAGTCTCCTGTGTCTCTGCCTAGAGTAATGATGTCTACCACCTCCTCTTCCCAGACAGCTGTTCCTGTGGTGGCCACCTTGCTCTTTGACAACACTGGTGGTGGTCCAGGGAAAATGGCCAGGCTGGTCCCAGGGGCCCCACAGACCAACCCTCCCAAACCGCAGGTCACAGCACCCATGCAGACTAACACAGCAAAGCCCCTTGGGCAGTTCTCTAACCTTCTGCAACAGACTGTCCATCAGGCAAAATCTGTCCAACAGCAGACACCCAGGCCCACTACCCTAGCCATGGACCCTATCAGATCACCCACCACTCCATCCCCTAGACCTGTCTCAGCCTCTGCCCCGGGGAAAATCACCATGATCCGCCTCTCACCTGTCCCTACCCCCCCTCAAGCTCAGTCTTCCCCCCCTACCCTTGCCTTTGCCCCAGCCCCTCTAAGCATCATGTGTATGTTTGTGAATAGAAGTAAGGAGCTGGCCCTGGAGAAACGTATGAAGATGAGCTGGCGCTCCAAGGGCACCTACACCTGCCGCCAGTGCGGCGCTGTCTCGCAGCAGCCCTCGCTCAGTGTGAAGCACCGCTACCTCCACCGGGGCTCCCGGCGGTACCGCTGCCACTGTGGTAGGTCGTTCCTGCGGCGGTTGCACCTCCTGCGTCACTACCTCCAGCACGCCCAGGCCACCCGCTACATATGCACTGCCTGCGGGGAGACCTTTGACGGGGCAAAGTGCCTCGCACAGCACATGGTTGGAGCTTCCAGCACAACTAGATGTCCAGGTGACAGCATAACTTTGAAGCTGAGGAAAGAGTGCCGGATGCCCTTCTCCTGTCACTGTGGGCAGATGTTTTGTAGGCCTGCTGCTTTTCTCTGGCACAAACTGAAAAACACCCAAAGGTCTTAA
- the LOC139572379 gene encoding zinc finger protein 836-like isoform X1, translating to MRNLLLVTLSGECLLLARSTRCPGSQYMVAMEMAAEDIVIQETVGAEVELLEDVNKAQKQSPPDREHSENPNFISTPVHLEIPRFSVPRPFSMPEDSSDDDCELSGDSVSAYGMHSMELGGKCWECGVQFKSGQELIEHFESHRSKVSTSCNICQVTFSRTVSLAMHLVNAHPNSVLHCSNCQLHFSNLWDLNKHIGIHLFTELLNTPLEDISNNGLNSSEETLKGQYTLPSALALKHEDYSNDGSEETLNAQCTLPSAVTLDHTYSMESNGRMTKTRHRLEEDVKPDPSTLTLGPSILTPSLRIRVKLERGVEVDGAPLQWDEGMSDGEGSEHSEDTESAGGTDNDRLTESSGETDIDEEDIRLSEEEEEEMKSKQGEDRKNDIQSEKEDEDAEILIDQDGEPSSSERESEFDPEELSDSDSGSSSTGESSGSSYTPVRTRKAKTRPSWTKRPQTKLSQVKPYYCIYCTKGPYHNMDFHVKTCNMKDFQCSLCQAVFPTEMAMLDHEVRTHSEAISGQMYTCEFCRQVFPDLAIYKNHNCPKKDTSPPYVPDPTTCIHCGTGPFTNMDVHLRSCSWKGLTCTECRVLFHNRKALQNHNVSVHGQLSTMCAVCGRGPFTDMDFHLRSCSRDWSLQCSECKVQFPSEKFLVDHNLQYHSATSKTSDQGVCVYCGSGPFTSLDIHMRTCSKQKGLKCSVCNVFFPTESVLADHMVCYHSTPYHVHRTPYQVQSIPYQVQNSDSETPEGTCLHCGRGPFTSLDIHLRTCSGKKGFKCFVCNVFFPTETALADHKVLVHSIPSETPDKGTCDHCGKGPFTNLDNHMKTCSKRKCIQCSVCKFFFPSDVLANHMISYHSTKSRVQSPVTETPDKGACVHCGRGPFTSLEHHMKYCNKQKGIQCVMCKAYFLTEGSLVDHIVLAHADKLVTQAGGSSATTFSFVPMAISTTSGRQSPSSSTLMCYSSGNKELKRLAPVPVADQGPSPVGQLTPAGQSPVSLPRVMMSTTSSSQTAVPVVATLLFDNTGGGPGKMARLVPGAPQTNPPKPQVTAPMQTNTAKPLGQFSNLLQQTVHQAKSVQQQTPRPTTLAMDPIRSPTTPSPRPVSASAPGKITMIRLSPVPTPPQAQSSPPTLAFAPAPLSIMCMFVNRSKELALEKRMKMSWRSKGTYTCRQCGAVSQQPSLSVKHRYLHRGSRRYRCHCGRSFLRRLHLLRHYLQHAQATRYICTACGETFDGAKCLAQHMVGASSTTRCPGDSITLKLRKECRMPFSCHCGQMFCRPAAFLWHKLKNTQRS from the coding sequence GAGATCCCCAGGTTTTCTGTGCCACGCCCGTTCTCCATGCCAGAGGACTCGAGTGACGATGACTGTGAACTGTCAGGGGACAGCGTCTCTGCTTACGGCATGCATTCCATGGAGTTGGGGGGAAAGTGCTGGGAATGTGGCGTGCAATTCAAGTCTGGCCAGGAGTTGATCGAACACTTTGAGAGCCACAGGTCCAAGGTCTCAACGTCCTGCAACATATGTCAAGTGACTTTCAGTCGCACAGTATCACTGGCTATGCACCTAGTCAACGCACacccaaactcagtcctccatTGCAGCAACTGCCAGCTGCATTTCAGCAACTTGTGGGATCTCAACAAGCACATAGGAATACACTTGTTCACCGAGTTGTTAAATACACCCCTTGAGGACATCTCAAATAATGGCTTGAATAGCAGTGAAGAGACTTTAAAGGGACAGTATACTCTACCTTCAGCCTTGGCCCTCAAACATGAGGACTACTCAAATGATGGCAGTGAGGAGACTTTAAATGCACAGTGTACTTTACCTTCAGCGGTGACCCTAGACCATACGTATAGCATGGAAAGCAATGGGAGAATGACAAAGACAAGACATAGGCTGGAGGAAGATGTCAAACCAGACCCTTCCACTCTGACCCTAGGCCCCTCCATTCTGACTCCCTCACTGAGGATCCGTGTCAAACTGGAGAGAGGGGTTGAGGTTGATGGCGCCCCCCTCCAGTGGGATGAGGGGATGAGCGATGGAGAGGGGAGTGAACATAGCGAAGACACTGAGAGTGCAGGAGGAACAGACAACGACAGGTTAACAGAGAGCAGCGGAGAAACGGATATAGATGAGGAGGACATCAGGCTgagtgaagaagaggaggaggaaatgaAAAGCAAACAGGGGGAGGATAGGAAGAATGACATCCAGAGCGAAAAAGAGGATGAGGATGCTGAGATACTGATTGACCAAGATGGTGAGCCCTCCTCGTCTGAGCGGGAGTCAGAATTTGACCCAGAAGAGTTATCAGATTCTGACTCGGGGTCCAGCAGCACTGGGGAATCCAGTGGGTCTTCTTACACTCCTGTACGCACACGGAAAGCCAAGACCCGGCCATCCTGGACTAAGCGGCCCCAGACCAAGTTGTCCCAGGTCAAGCCTTATTATTGCATCTATTGCACCAAAGGACCGTATCATAATATGGACTTTCATGTGAAGACCTGCAATATGAAGGACTTTCAATGCTCTTTATGCCAAGCCGTCTTCCCTACCGAGATGGCCATGTTGGACCATGAGGTTCGGACTCACTCTGAAGCCATATCGGGCCAAATGTACACCTGTGAGTTCTGCCGTCAGGTCTTCCCCGATCTGGCCATCTACAAAAACCACAACTGTCCCAAAAAAGACACATCCCCCCCATATGTTCCTGATCCCACTACGTGTATCCATTGTGGAACAGGGCCATTCACTAATATGGACGTTCATTTGAGAAGCTGCAGTTGGAAAGGTCTTACATGCACTGAGTGCAGAGTACTCTTCCATAATAGGAAGGCCCTGCAGAACCATAACGTTTCAGTTCACGGACAGCTTTCCACTATGTGTGCTGTTTGCGGCAGAGGGCCATTCACTGATATGGACTTCCATTTGAGGAGCTGCTCTAGGGATTGGTCCTTACAATGCTCTGAGTGCAAAGTCCAATTTCCTTCTGAGAAATTCCTGGTGGACCATAATCTTCAATATCACAGCGCCACATCAAAGACCTCTGACCAaggtgtctgtgtttattgcggCAGTGGACCATTCACTAGTCTGGACATCCACATGAGGACCTGCTCTAAGCAGAAGGGCTTAAAATGCTCTGTGTGCAATGTTTTTTTCCCTACTGAATCGGTCCTGGCTGATCATATGGTCTGCTATCACAGCACCCCATACCATGTCCATAGAACCCCATACCAAGTCCAGAGCATCCCATACCAAGTCCAGAACAGTGACTCAGAGACCCCCGAAGGTACCTGTCTCCATTGTGGCAGAGGTCCATTCACTAGTCTGGATATCCACTTGAGGACCTGCTCTGGGAAGAAGGGCTTCAAATGCTTTGTTTGCAACGTTTTCTTTCCTACAGAGACAGCCCTGGCCGACCATAAGGTTCTCGTTCACAGTATCCCATCAGAGACCCCTGACAAAGGTACCTGTGACCATTGTGGCAAGGGGCCATTCACTAATCTGGACAACCACATGAAGACCTGCTCTAAGAGGAAGTGCATCCAATGTTCTGTGTGCAAGTTTTTCTTTCCTAGTGATGTCCTGGCCAACCATATGATTTCCTATCACAGTACCAAATCCCGAGTTCAGAGCCCAGTCACAGAGACGCCTGACAAAGGTGCCTGTGTCCATTGCGGCAGAGGGCCCTTCACTAGTCTGGAACATCACATGAAGTACTGCAATAAGCAGAAGGGCATCCAATGCGTTATGTGTAAAGCTTACTTTCTTACTGAGGGCAGTCTGGTGGACCATATTGTTTTGGCTCACGCTGACAAGCTGGTCACCCAAGCTGGTGGGTCCTCCGCTACGACTTTCTCCTTCGTACCCATGGCTATCTCTACCACCTCAGGCCGGCAGAGCCCCAGTAGCTCCACCCTGATGTGTTACAGTAGTGGCAATAAGGAGCTGAAACGACTGGCCCCAGTCCCTGTGGCTGATCAGGGCCCCAGTCCAGTTGGCCAGCTAACACCTGCTGGACAGTCTCCTGTGTCTCTGCCTAGAGTAATGATGTCTACCACCTCCTCTTCCCAGACAGCTGTTCCTGTGGTGGCCACCTTGCTCTTTGACAACACTGGTGGTGGTCCAGGGAAAATGGCCAGGCTGGTCCCAGGGGCCCCACAGACCAACCCTCCCAAACCGCAGGTCACAGCACCCATGCAGACTAACACAGCAAAGCCCCTTGGGCAGTTCTCTAACCTTCTGCAACAGACTGTCCATCAGGCAAAATCTGTCCAACAGCAGACACCCAGGCCCACTACCCTAGCCATGGACCCTATCAGATCACCCACCACTCCATCCCCTAGACCTGTCTCAGCCTCTGCCCCGGGGAAAATCACCATGATCCGCCTCTCACCTGTCCCTACCCCCCCTCAAGCTCAGTCTTCCCCCCCTACCCTTGCCTTTGCCCCAGCCCCTCTAAGCATCATGTGTATGTTTGTGAATAGAAGTAAGGAGCTGGCCCTGGAGAAACGTATGAAGATGAGCTGGCGCTCCAAGGGCACCTACACCTGCCGCCAGTGCGGCGCTGTCTCGCAGCAGCCCTCGCTCAGTGTGAAGCACCGCTACCTCCACCGGGGCTCCCGGCGGTACCGCTGCCACTGTGGTAGGTCGTTCCTGCGGCGGTTGCACCTCCTGCGTCACTACCTCCAGCACGCCCAGGCCACCCGCTACATATGCACTGCCTGCGGGGAGACCTTTGACGGGGCAAAGTGCCTCGCACAGCACATGGTTGGAGCTTCCAGCACAACTAGATGTCCAGGTGACAGCATAACTTTGAAGCTGAGGAAAGAGTGCCGGATGCCCTTCTCCTGTCACTGTGGGCAGATGTTTTGTAGGCCTGCTGCTTTTCTCTGGCACAAACTGAAAAACACCCAAAGGTCTTAA